From a region of the Microterricola gilva genome:
- a CDS encoding ABC-F family ATP-binding cassette domain-containing protein, with product MAHMLGAERLHLEFPTRVIFDEVTVGLNEGDRVGIVGRNGDGKSTLLSLLAGRMEPDGGRVTRRRDVRLAMLDQADTVDSSLTVAQAVVGGIDEHVWAGDPVVRDVIGGLLSDIPWDGVVGSLSGGQRRRVALAALLVGDHDVIFLDEPTNHLDVEGIAWLAGHLKKRWPRDSGGLIVVTHDRWFLDEVCNATWEVHDRIIEPFEGGYAAYILQRVERDRSAAVSEAKRQNLMKKELAWLRRGAPARTAKPKFRIDAANELIANEPPPRDTVSMQSMAMQRLGKDVVDLIDVTVKFPATEHTPAKTVLNDVTWRIAPGERTGILGVNGAGKSTLLNLVAGTLQPTSGTVKRGKTIKVAVLTQQLNELKAIQNDRVSEVIGRQRSSYVAGGKEMTPGQLLERMGFMSSQLSTPVKDLSGGQKRRLQLLLIVLDEPNVLILDEPTNDLDTDMLAAMEDLLDSFPGTLLVVSHDRYLIERVTDQQYAVTEGHFRHLPGGVEQYIEMRNKQIAADADNVGFASVVGAGEVSTGSTGGGTSAAPKKPAIGGAELRNAQKELASIDRKLAKWQQQIVELHEKLAVHDQSDYDGLAALTTQLQKLERDVVEHETRWVEVSELIEG from the coding sequence ATGGCACACATGCTTGGCGCCGAAAGGCTGCACCTCGAATTCCCCACCCGCGTAATCTTCGACGAAGTGACGGTGGGGCTCAATGAGGGCGACCGCGTCGGCATCGTCGGCCGCAACGGCGACGGCAAGTCCACGCTGCTCAGCCTGCTGGCCGGGCGCATGGAGCCGGACGGCGGCCGCGTCACGCGTCGCCGCGATGTGCGCCTCGCCATGCTCGACCAGGCGGACACCGTCGATTCCAGCCTGACCGTGGCACAGGCCGTCGTCGGCGGCATCGACGAGCACGTCTGGGCCGGCGACCCCGTCGTGCGCGACGTCATCGGTGGACTCCTCAGCGACATCCCCTGGGACGGTGTCGTCGGCTCCCTCTCGGGTGGCCAGCGCCGCCGCGTCGCCCTCGCCGCGCTGCTCGTCGGCGACCACGACGTCATCTTCCTCGATGAGCCGACCAACCACCTCGACGTCGAGGGCATCGCCTGGCTCGCCGGTCACCTCAAGAAGCGCTGGCCGCGGGACTCCGGCGGACTCATCGTCGTGACCCACGACCGGTGGTTCCTCGACGAGGTCTGCAACGCCACCTGGGAGGTGCACGACCGCATCATCGAACCCTTCGAGGGTGGTTACGCCGCGTACATCTTGCAGCGCGTCGAGCGCGACCGCTCGGCCGCCGTCTCCGAGGCCAAGCGCCAGAACCTCATGAAGAAGGAGCTGGCCTGGCTCCGCCGCGGCGCCCCGGCCCGCACCGCGAAGCCGAAGTTCCGCATCGACGCCGCAAACGAGCTGATCGCCAACGAGCCGCCGCCCCGCGACACCGTCTCGATGCAGTCGATGGCCATGCAGCGCCTCGGCAAGGACGTCGTCGACCTGATCGACGTCACGGTCAAGTTCCCCGCCACCGAGCACACCCCGGCCAAGACCGTGCTGAACGACGTGACCTGGCGCATCGCGCCGGGGGAGCGCACCGGCATCCTCGGCGTCAACGGCGCGGGCAAGAGCACCCTGCTGAACCTCGTCGCCGGCACCCTGCAGCCCACCAGCGGCACCGTCAAGCGCGGCAAGACCATCAAGGTCGCCGTGCTCACCCAGCAGCTCAACGAGCTGAAGGCGATCCAGAACGACCGCGTCAGCGAGGTCATCGGCCGTCAGCGCTCGAGCTACGTCGCCGGCGGCAAGGAGATGACGCCAGGCCAGCTGCTCGAGCGCATGGGCTTCATGAGCTCGCAGCTCTCCACCCCGGTCAAGGACCTCTCCGGTGGTCAGAAGCGCCGGCTGCAGCTGCTGCTCATCGTGCTCGACGAGCCGAACGTGCTGATCCTCGATGAGCCGACCAACGACCTCGACACCGACATGCTCGCCGCGATGGAAGACCTGCTCGACTCCTTCCCCGGCACCCTGCTCGTCGTCAGCCACGACCGCTACCTGATCGAGCGTGTCACCGACCAGCAGTACGCCGTCACCGAGGGGCACTTCCGCCACCTCCCCGGCGGCGTCGAGCAGTACATCGAGATGCGCAACAAGCAGATCGCCGCGGATGCCGACAACGTCGGTTTCGCGAGCGTCGTCGGCGCGGGCGAGGTGTCGACCGGCTCAACCGGGGGAGGAACCAGCGCCGCACCGAAGAAGCCGGCCATCGGCGGAGCCGAGCTGCGCAACGCGCAGAAGGAGCTGGCATCCATCGACCGCAAGCTCGCCAAGTGGCAGCAGCAGATCGTCGAGCTGCACGAGAAGCTGGCCGTGCACGACCAGAGCGACTACGACGGTTTGGCCGCGCTCACGACGCAGCTGCAGAAGCTGGAGCGTGACGTGGTGGAGCACGAAACCCGCTGGGTCGAAGTATCTGAGCTGATCGAGGGATAG
- a CDS encoding 4-(cytidine 5'-diphospho)-2-C-methyl-D-erythritol kinase — MTLAAASPVVHARAPGKINVFLAVGALQDDGYHDLATAYQAVSLYEDVRAYPADDFSVSFSGSVDTSGLEVDGSNLAIRAAKLLARKTGFRGGVRLEIEKNVPIAGGMGGGSADAAASLIACDALWSTELGKDDMHALAAKLGADVPFALAGGTAIGTGRGDQLSPALAQGNFHWVLAIAEFGMSTPAVYSELDRHRARHLSDIAPAPASPQVDARVLHALRAGDSALLAEALHNDLQAAALQLAPGLGQILELGEANGALAGIVSGSGPTLAFLAPDADTALELQVALSASRLTAVRAHGPVHGARVLHS, encoded by the coding sequence ATGACTCTCGCTGCTGCCTCCCCGGTCGTGCATGCGAGAGCGCCGGGCAAGATCAACGTCTTCCTGGCGGTCGGTGCACTGCAGGACGACGGTTACCACGACCTCGCGACGGCCTATCAGGCGGTCTCACTCTACGAAGACGTGCGGGCCTACCCTGCCGATGACTTCTCGGTGAGCTTCAGCGGCAGCGTCGACACCTCCGGCCTCGAGGTCGACGGCAGCAACCTCGCCATCCGGGCCGCCAAGCTGCTCGCACGCAAGACGGGATTCCGCGGCGGAGTGCGCCTCGAGATCGAGAAGAACGTGCCGATCGCCGGCGGCATGGGCGGTGGCTCCGCGGATGCCGCGGCCAGCCTGATCGCCTGCGATGCGCTCTGGAGCACCGAGCTCGGCAAAGATGACATGCACGCGCTGGCGGCCAAACTCGGCGCAGACGTGCCGTTCGCCCTCGCCGGCGGCACCGCCATCGGAACGGGCCGCGGCGACCAGCTGAGCCCGGCGCTGGCCCAGGGCAACTTCCACTGGGTGCTCGCCATCGCCGAGTTCGGCATGTCGACCCCGGCCGTCTACTCCGAGCTGGATCGCCACCGCGCGCGCCACCTCTCCGACATCGCTCCGGCCCCGGCATCCCCGCAGGTCGACGCCCGCGTGCTGCACGCGCTCCGCGCCGGCGACTCGGCGCTGCTCGCCGAGGCGCTGCACAACGACCTGCAGGCTGCGGCCCTGCAGCTGGCGCCCGGCCTCGGCCAGATCCTCGAGCTCGGCGAGGCGAACGGCGCACTCGCCGGCATCGTCTCCGGGTCCGGCCCGACGCTGGCGTTCCTCGCGCCGGACGCCGACACGGCCCTCGAACTCCAGGTCGCGCTGTCGGCCTCGCGCCTGACCGCCGTCCGCGCCCACGGCCCGGTCCACGGCGCCCGCGTCCTCCACTCCTAG